The bacterium genome contains a region encoding:
- a CDS encoding YjbQ family protein, producing MKSFTTYLTIKTPRKREYVNITALVEKALLQSKVQEGLCLVNSMHITSSVFINDNESGLHHDFEKWLEELAPFNPSPEYYHHNRTGEDNADAHLKRQIMGREVVVAITKGELDFGPWEQIFYGEYDGQRDKRILVKIIGE from the coding sequence ATGAAAAGCTTTACTACTTATTTAACAATCAAAACTCCACGCAAGCGTGAATACGTCAATATTACTGCTTTAGTTGAGAAAGCTCTACTTCAAAGTAAAGTGCAAGAAGGCTTGTGCTTGGTTAATTCCATGCACATCACTTCAAGTGTTTTTATTAATGATAACGAATCTGGCCTACATCATGATTTTGAAAAATGGTTAGAAGAACTTGCTCCTTTTAATCCAAGCCCTGAATACTACCATCACAATCGCACCGGCGAAGACAATGCCGACGCCCATCTTAAACGCCAAATCATGGGCCGCGAAGTTGTAGTGGCAATTACCAAAGGCGAACTTGATTTCGGACCCTGGGAACAAATTTTTTACGGCGAATATGATGGACAGCGTGACAAGCGCATCCTTGTAAAAATTATTGGAGAGTGA
- a CDS encoding aminopeptidase P family protein — protein MPSQQELKKTALLAVQKNAAALFHEVETRGFIQPGISEKELNQKIYDLAFELFGIKKYWHKRIVRAGKNTLCPYRENPPNLVIATDDIIFFDFGPVFEEWEADFGRTYVLGNDAAKLKIMCDIEAAWYEGKVFFDSNPNITGAELYSYVRLLAEKYGWEFGQDIAGHLIGNFPHEKIQGEEIINYIHSENKERMRSPDNQGNSRDWILEIHFVDRKKEIGGFFEQLLT, from the coding sequence ATGCCATCACAACAAGAATTAAAAAAGACGGCGCTCTTAGCTGTGCAAAAAAATGCCGCAGCGCTTTTTCATGAGGTCGAGACACGGGGATTTATTCAGCCCGGAATCTCCGAAAAAGAATTAAATCAAAAAATTTACGATCTAGCCTTTGAGTTATTTGGAATCAAAAAATATTGGCACAAACGCATTGTCCGCGCAGGTAAAAATACTCTCTGCCCATACCGAGAGAATCCACCGAATTTAGTGATCGCAACTGATGACATAATTTTCTTCGACTTTGGCCCTGTATTTGAAGAGTGGGAGGCAGATTTTGGTCGCACTTATGTGCTGGGAAATGATGCTGCTAAGTTAAAAATCATGTGTGATATTGAAGCTGCCTGGTATGAAGGTAAAGTCTTTTTTGACTCTAATCCAAATATTACAGGAGCTGAGCTATATAGCTATGTTCGGCTCTTAGCGGAAAAATACGGCTGGGAATTTGGCCAAGATATCGCCGGGCACTTAATTGGCAATTTCCCACACGAAAAAATTCAAGGTGAGGAAATCATCAATTATATTCACTCTGAAAATAAAGAGCGGATGCGCAGTCCAGACAACCAGGGGAATTCACGGGATTGGATTTTAGAAATTCATTTTGTTGATCGTAAAAAAGAAATCGGCGGCTTCTTTGAGCAGTTATTAACATAA
- a CDS encoding 5-carboxymethyl-2-hydroxymuconate Delta-isomerase, protein MPHVLIECSANISSRPEPILLLKKIANLLPQLGPFNQRDIKSRMIYHDHYCCGDGAKNKAFIHLELSILSGRPDELKSQVSKALGDLLLNEFEQALQGLDYSITVDIRELNKACYTKILSPEM, encoded by the coding sequence ATGCCGCACGTTTTAATTGAATGCTCCGCCAATATTAGTTCTCGTCCAGAGCCAATTCTACTCTTAAAAAAGATCGCTAATCTATTGCCTCAGCTTGGACCATTTAATCAGCGAGACATTAAAAGCCGTATGATTTATCATGATCACTATTGCTGTGGGGATGGCGCAAAAAACAAAGCATTTATTCACCTCGAGCTTTCGATTTTAAGTGGTAGGCCAGATGAGCTTAAGAGCCAAGTCAGTAAGGCGCTGGGAGACTTATTGCTCAATGAATTTGAGCAAGCTCTGCAGGGACTAGATTATTCTATCACTGTAGATATTAGAGAATTAAATAAAGCTTGCTACACAAAAATATTGTCTCCGGAAATGTAG
- a CDS encoding SDR family NAD(P)-dependent oxidoreductase: MTEPMESKSSSAFRPVALVTGAGRRLGQAFAVGLAKKGFDVAVHYFTSQAGARDTKSMVELYNVRAETICADLTTVEGIETLQREFYQRFTRIDALINSSSPYPDPELLLARHSLLEEDVETFNQAIAINCRAPFFLIQRFAPQLTTSPYGVVVNVLDESIDDPFLSRAAHSVAKSGLFAVTKLAAKALAGNVRVHGLVLGNILPPDGLSGADQKKLDWRTPQEAVEALCELVTVEEKNSLIVEVK; encoded by the coding sequence ATGACTGAACCAATGGAATCAAAATCTTCCAGCGCATTTCGACCAGTTGCCTTAGTGACAGGCGCTGGCAGACGTTTAGGGCAGGCCTTTGCTGTTGGACTTGCAAAAAAAGGCTTTGATGTCGCAGTCCACTATTTTACTTCTCAGGCCGGTGCACGTGATACAAAGTCGATGGTCGAGCTTTATAATGTGCGGGCAGAGACAATTTGTGCAGATTTAACGACGGTTGAGGGAATTGAAACATTGCAGCGCGAGTTCTATCAGCGCTTTACGAGAATTGATGCGCTGATTAATTCATCTAGTCCATACCCAGATCCGGAACTATTACTGGCACGACACTCACTTTTAGAAGAAGACGTTGAGACTTTCAATCAGGCGATTGCGATTAATTGCCGCGCGCCGTTTTTTTTAATTCAGCGCTTTGCTCCCCAGTTAACCACAAGTCCCTATGGGGTGGTGGTAAATGTTTTAGATGAATCAATTGATGACCCTTTTCTTTCGCGCGCTGCGCACAGTGTAGCAAAATCAGGGCTTTTTGCTGTGACAAAGCTTGCAGCGAAAGCTTTAGCAGGAAATGTGCGCGTGCATGGACTTGTTTTGGGAAATATTCTCCCACCCGATGGCTTGTCAGGGGCAGACCAAAAGAAACTAGATTGGCGCACTCCGCAGGAGGCGGTTGAAGCTTTGTGCGAACTGGTGACGGTTGAAGAAAAGAATTCATTAATTGTTGAGGTCAAGTAA
- the trxB gene encoding thioredoxin-disulfide reductase encodes MTREVIILGSGPAGLTAAIYASRANLNPLVIHGPQPGGQLTTTTLVENFPGFAQGIMGPELMDQMRAQAEHFGAEFLQKPATSVKLSAERKTVVCDDQTFEAKTVIIATGASAKTLGLDREWELMGYGVSTCATCDGAFFRNQIILVVGGGDSACEEALFLTKFASKVYLVHRRDSLRASKIMAERVIAHEKITVLWNTGIAKLLGDKKSGLTAVILKDTVNGSEKEMPATGLFYAIGHQPNTDLFKGQLEMDNNGYLVTTGASTKTNIPGVFACGDVQDHVFRQAITAAGSGCMAAIEAERHLSGH; translated from the coding sequence ATGACTCGTGAAGTAATTATTCTTGGTTCCGGGCCTGCAGGGCTAACCGCCGCAATTTATGCCTCCCGCGCAAATCTTAACCCGTTAGTCATTCATGGTCCACAGCCCGGCGGGCAGCTCACAACGACAACCCTGGTTGAAAATTTCCCAGGCTTTGCTCAGGGCATCATGGGCCCAGAATTAATGGATCAAATGCGTGCTCAGGCTGAGCATTTTGGCGCAGAATTTCTACAAAAACCAGCAACTTCAGTAAAACTCTCTGCTGAACGGAAAACCGTAGTTTGCGACGACCAAACTTTTGAAGCAAAAACAGTCATTATCGCAACAGGTGCCTCAGCAAAAACCCTTGGCCTAGACCGAGAATGGGAATTAATGGGTTATGGTGTATCAACTTGCGCGACTTGCGATGGGGCATTTTTTAGAAATCAAATAATTTTAGTTGTTGGCGGCGGCGACTCGGCCTGCGAAGAAGCTTTATTTCTGACCAAGTTTGCCTCAAAAGTTTATCTCGTGCACCGCAGAGACTCACTACGTGCATCAAAAATTATGGCTGAGCGCGTAATTGCCCATGAAAAAATAACAGTACTTTGGAATACTGGAATAGCAAAGCTTTTGGGAGACAAAAAATCTGGCTTAACGGCTGTGATCTTGAAAGATACCGTAAACGGCAGTGAAAAAGAAATGCCCGCTACGGGGCTATTTTATGCGATTGGCCACCAGCCAAATACGGACCTTTTTAAAGGCCAACTTGAAATGGACAATAACGGCTATTTAGTAACAACAGGTGCAAGCACAAAAACAAATATCCCAGGCGTATTTGCCTGTGGGGATGTGCAAGATCACGTCTTTAGGCAAGCGATCACTGCTGCCGGCTCTGGCTGTATGGCTGCAATTGAAGCTGAACGACACTTATCTGGACATTAG